One Deinococcus radiopugnans ATCC 19172 DNA segment encodes these proteins:
- a CDS encoding S8 family serine peptidase yields the protein MSKPNKTVRTLAFLSLSLVLGACGQNAVTTPSASTGSGQQGVKMPSSLRNASQTPGKWFVELAGDPTGISAQSISGQQAGFRAQAVAQGIQYTEVQSYSTLFNGFSVVASGAEINRISRLPGVIGVYPVRRVDAPKVTVSPNTLAAPEMYYAKGMTGADIAQNELGLTGKGVKVGVIDTGIDVDHPAFKGRIVAGYDFVGDDYGKDGKYVPVPDDNPDDCNGHGTHVAGIVGGNVAANNFKGVAPEVSFGAYRIFGCEGSSYDDVILEAMERSVKDGMQVVNMSLGSAFDDWAETPLAKAGNRMVKKGVVLVASAGNSGANGQYSMGGPTMGDSVISVASVDNIKIDLSSFTLSDSAKTKIGFYTATGSPLPGKGTTLPIAKGPKGSPTVTDDGCDAYEPNSLTGKAVLIRRGTCSFYIKASNAQKAGASAVILYNNAAGYINPTVAPPNPTDPAITIPVVSVSDVDGVKIDSLIAGGVSMTFDGGKVAVNNPTANASSSFSSFGMSAELELKPDIGAPGGNIYSTYPLSTGDGSGYAVLSGTSMASPHVAGAVALILQAYPKTQAKDMRGLMMNTASLRWYLNGSTLLEGLPDYVQRQGAGMVDIVAAYGNTVSATPSKLSLGESDTFATRNKVIVLKNTGPRREAYRAYNYPALTLAGTTLAPVPNQKYATMTVNGQSADADAGVEVVVPPFSELELNVVVTPPAAAPDKAQYGGYVFLQSATSPNLVVPYSGFKGDYQSLQSLGDLIISGKAYNAPLLADDADDALYPEGAALPDMPDYTFKDVEVTYSDGSKDTVMDAPYLVVNYAHQIRTLTFDLLDENGAVVQTLLQNDYLARNCTNDLSKASTSCDAYSLLNWDGKLKGGKDAPAGIYSLRVSALKPLGDASNPAHTEVYTSQKFKVVR from the coding sequence GTGAGTAAACCCAACAAGACCGTCAGAACCCTTGCCTTCCTCAGCCTGTCGCTGGTTCTCGGCGCCTGCGGACAGAATGCCGTCACCACGCCCAGCGCGAGCACCGGCAGCGGCCAGCAGGGCGTCAAAATGCCGTCCAGCCTGCGCAATGCCAGCCAGACCCCCGGCAAATGGTTCGTCGAACTCGCCGGCGACCCGACCGGCATCTCCGCACAGAGCATCAGCGGTCAGCAGGCCGGCTTCCGGGCGCAGGCCGTGGCACAGGGCATCCAGTACACCGAGGTCCAGAGCTACAGCACCCTGTTCAACGGCTTCAGCGTCGTGGCCAGTGGGGCAGAGATCAACCGCATCTCTCGCCTGCCCGGCGTGATCGGGGTCTACCCCGTCCGCCGCGTCGACGCGCCAAAGGTCACGGTCAGCCCGAACACGCTGGCCGCCCCCGAGATGTACTACGCCAAGGGCATGACCGGCGCAGACATCGCGCAGAACGAACTGGGCCTGACCGGCAAGGGCGTCAAGGTCGGCGTGATCGACACCGGGATCGACGTGGATCACCCGGCGTTCAAGGGCCGGATCGTGGCCGGTTACGATTTCGTGGGCGATGACTACGGCAAGGATGGCAAGTACGTTCCTGTTCCAGACGACAACCCCGACGACTGCAACGGTCACGGCACGCACGTGGCGGGCATCGTCGGCGGAAATGTCGCCGCCAATAACTTCAAGGGGGTGGCGCCCGAGGTCAGCTTCGGCGCGTACCGCATCTTCGGGTGTGAGGGCAGCTCCTACGACGACGTGATCCTGGAAGCCATGGAGCGCTCGGTCAAGGACGGGATGCAGGTCGTCAACATGAGCCTGGGTTCGGCCTTCGACGACTGGGCCGAGACACCCCTGGCCAAGGCAGGCAACCGCATGGTCAAGAAGGGCGTGGTGCTGGTGGCCTCTGCCGGGAACAGCGGCGCGAACGGCCAGTACAGCATGGGCGGCCCCACCATGGGCGACAGCGTGATCTCGGTGGCGTCAGTGGACAACATCAAGATCGATCTGAGCAGCTTCACGCTGTCCGATAGCGCCAAGACCAAGATCGGCTTCTACACGGCCACCGGCTCACCCCTGCCGGGGAAGGGCACGACGTTGCCCATTGCTAAAGGACCCAAAGGCAGCCCCACAGTCACCGACGACGGCTGCGATGCCTATGAGCCCAACAGCCTGACGGGCAAGGCCGTGCTGATCCGCCGTGGGACCTGCAGCTTCTACATCAAGGCCAGCAATGCCCAGAAGGCCGGGGCCAGCGCCGTCATCCTGTACAACAACGCCGCCGGATACATCAACCCTACGGTGGCTCCCCCCAACCCGACCGATCCGGCCATCACCATTCCTGTGGTGTCTGTCAGCGATGTCGATGGCGTCAAGATCGACAGCCTGATCGCTGGTGGAGTCAGCATGACTTTCGACGGCGGCAAGGTGGCCGTTAACAACCCCACCGCCAACGCCAGCAGCAGCTTCAGCTCGTTCGGGATGTCCGCCGAACTGGAGCTCAAGCCCGACATCGGCGCGCCCGGCGGCAACATCTACAGCACCTATCCGCTGAGCACGGGCGATGGCAGCGGCTATGCGGTGCTCAGCGGCACCAGCATGGCCTCCCCCCACGTCGCCGGCGCAGTGGCCCTGATCCTGCAGGCTTACCCCAAGACCCAGGCCAAGGACATGCGCGGCCTGATGATGAACACGGCCTCGCTGCGCTGGTACCTGAACGGCAGCACGCTCCTTGAGGGCCTGCCCGACTACGTGCAGCGTCAGGGTGCGGGCATGGTGGACATCGTGGCGGCGTACGGCAACACGGTCAGCGCCACCCCCAGCAAGCTCAGCCTGGGCGAGAGCGACACCTTCGCCACCCGCAACAAGGTGATCGTGCTGAAGAACACCGGCCCGCGCCGCGAGGCCTACAGAGCCTACAACTACCCGGCCCTGACCCTGGCCGGTACCACCCTGGCTCCTGTCCCGAACCAGAAATACGCCACCATGACGGTCAACGGCCAGAGCGCCGACGCCGACGCTGGCGTGGAAGTGGTTGTGCCGCCCTTCAGCGAGCTGGAGCTGAACGTGGTGGTGACCCCACCTGCCGCCGCTCCCGACAAGGCCCAGTACGGCGGCTATGTGTTCCTGCAAAGCGCCACCAGCCCGAACCTCGTGGTGCCCTACTCCGGATTCAAGGGGGACTACCAGAGCCTGCAGTCGCTGGGTGATCTGATCATCAGCGGCAAGGCCTACAACGCACCGCTACTGGCCGACGACGCCGACGACGCGCTGTACCCCGAGGGGGCCGCTCTGCCTGACATGCCGGACTACACCTTCAAGGATGTGGAAGTGACCTACAGCGACGGCAGCAAAGACACCGTCATGGACGCTCCCTACTTGGTGGTCAACTACGCCCACCAGATCCGCACGCTGACCTTCGATCTGCTTGATGAAAACGGCGCGGTTGTTCAGACGCTGCTGCAGAACGACTACCTGGCCCGCAACTGCACCAACGATCTGTCCAAGGCGAGCACCAGCTGCGACGCTTACAGCCTGCTGAACTGGGACGGCAAGCTGAAGGGCGGCAAGGACGCTCCGGCTGGGATCTACAGCCTGCGCGTGAGTGCCCTCAAGCCGCTGGGCGACGCCAGCAACCCGGCCCACACCGAGGTCTACACCAGCCAGAAATTCAAGGTCGTGCGCTGA